A genome region from Chitinispirillales bacterium includes the following:
- the argC gene encoding N-acetyl-gamma-glutamyl-phosphate reductase: MKKVFIDGHAGTTGLVIREILIKHGEVEIVEIEEQHRKNINKKKDLLKNVDLAVLCLPDDAARETAKEIPQNVKVIDTSTAHRTSKGWIYGFPELKNSDCRQRGKIGNALRVANPGCHATGAISIIRPLITENVVNGDYPFFITSITGYSGAGKKMIQIYEERDKNDESWVTRPYSLQLKHKHIPEIIAFTMIKNSPIFYPILGAFKRGMLVSVGLENRLLKKKITAKDIHDIFEKYYDNEKFIKILPFNDNSVLASAGEIENAYLTATNCNNTNNLEILIFGNDEQTIIFARFDNLGKGASGAAIQNLNIMLGFDEKTGL; the protein is encoded by the coding sequence ATGAAAAAAGTTTTTATTGACGGGCATGCGGGAACTACGGGGCTTGTTATTCGTGAGATACTGATAAAACACGGTGAGGTGGAAATTGTAGAAATAGAAGAACAACACCGCAAAAACATCAATAAAAAAAAGGACTTGCTCAAAAACGTAGATCTGGCTGTTTTGTGTCTTCCCGATGACGCGGCAAGAGAAACGGCGAAAGAAATTCCGCAAAATGTAAAAGTTATAGATACCAGTACGGCGCACAGGACGTCTAAAGGCTGGATTTACGGATTCCCAGAATTAAAAAATTCCGACTGTCGTCAGCGCGGCAAAATCGGCAATGCGCTCAGAGTCGCAAATCCCGGTTGTCATGCGACAGGCGCTATTTCTATAATTCGTCCGCTAATTACGGAAAACGTAGTAAACGGCGACTACCCGTTTTTCATCACATCAATTACCGGATATAGCGGCGCCGGGAAAAAAATGATTCAAATATACGAAGAACGTGACAAAAATGACGAATCATGGGTAACTCGTCCGTATTCTTTACAGTTGAAACACAAACATATTCCCGAAATTATCGCGTTTACAATGATAAAAAATTCTCCGATTTTTTATCCGATTTTGGGAGCCTTTAAGCGCGGAATGCTCGTCTCTGTCGGGCTTGAAAACCGTCTTCTCAAAAAAAAAATTACCGCAAAAGACATCCACGATATTTTTGAAAAATACTATGACAATGAAAAATTCATTAAAATTTTGCCTTTTAACGATAATTCGGTTTTAGCAAGTGCGGGAGAAATTGAAAATGCCTACCTGACAGCAACAAACTGCAATAATACGAATAATTTGGAGATTTTGATTTTCGGAAACGACGAACAAACTATAATCTTTGCCCGTTTTGACAATCTTGGAAAAGGTGCAAGCGGTGCGGCGATACAAAATTTAAATATAATGCTCGGATTTGATGAAAAAACAGGGCTTTGA
- a CDS encoding stage 0 sporulation protein: MNEKSKSYSYEVSFRGNKRETYVSKQEMRRGSIVIVSVEKGFDYGKISISKTISEKEAETLPKIQRVATQEDIERISRNSEKEKNAFRLCKERIIEHKLEMKLVEVEMQFDGSKLTFYFTSPQRVDFRELVKSLAGIYHTRIDLRQIGARDEARLISGIGPCGRVQCCSSCMNGFKEITAQQAKDQQLSINPVKISGNCGRYICCLAFEEECYLDAYTKIPRAGTSFTAQNGKKGEVVFVDIFKERVQVKFLEKIANEKPSVRYEWFSVEQIKAGKCDEPKQSQFGAQSKSDEKTNERKENEFIPKK; this comes from the coding sequence ATGAACGAAAAATCTAAATCATACTCTTACGAAGTGTCTTTCAGGGGAAACAAACGAGAAACTTACGTGTCAAAGCAAGAAATGAGGCGCGGCAGCATTGTCATTGTAAGTGTAGAAAAAGGATTTGACTACGGAAAAATATCCATATCCAAAACTATTAGCGAAAAAGAAGCGGAAACGCTTCCAAAAATTCAAAGAGTCGCCACACAGGAAGATATTGAAAGAATTTCACGAAACAGCGAAAAAGAAAAAAATGCGTTTCGACTTTGCAAAGAGAGAATCATAGAACATAAACTTGAAATGAAACTTGTAGAAGTAGAAATGCAATTCGACGGCAGCAAGTTAACGTTTTATTTCACTTCGCCGCAACGAGTGGATTTCAGAGAATTGGTAAAATCGCTTGCGGGAATTTATCATACACGAATCGATTTGCGGCAAATTGGCGCAAGAGACGAAGCGCGGCTTATTTCGGGAATAGGCCCCTGCGGAAGAGTTCAGTGCTGTTCTTCTTGTATGAACGGATTTAAGGAAATAACCGCGCAGCAGGCAAAGGATCAGCAATTATCAATAAATCCGGTAAAAATTTCCGGAAACTGCGGACGATACATTTGTTGTTTAGCGTTTGAAGAAGAATGTTATTTGGACGCTTACACCAAAATCCCGCGCGCCGGAACTTCGTTTACCGCACAAAACGGTAAAAAAGGAGAAGTTGTTTTTGTAGATATTTTTAAAGAGAGAGTTCAGGTAAAATTTCTGGAAAAAATCGCGAACGAAAAACCGTCGGTAAGATATGAATGGTTTAGCGTTGAACAAATAAAAGCCGGAAAATGCGACGAACCGAAACAATCTCAATTCGGCGCACAGTCCAAAAGCGATGAAAAAACAAACGAAAGGAAAGAAAATGAATTTATACCCAAAAAATAG
- the metG gene encoding methionine--tRNA ligase: MNLYPKNSKPLLVTMGLPYANGSIHLGHLIEAVQADVFVRANKMAGRDTIYICADDTHGTPIQINAMKQNTTPEELISKAWDEHTRDYATYSIEFDKFYTTNSEENRLWVEKIYNKLQKNGLIEKKTIQQFYCENDKRFLPDRFVKGTCPKCDAQNQYGDNCEACGASYNSEDLKNPKCSLCEKTPILKDSEHFFVNMKKEKDFLEKYLAKDGVIQDDMKVFVNNWAGDLQERCISRDEPYFGFKIPNTQNKYFYVWLDAPIGYISSTQKYCDEKGIDINKYWNEESNVEIVHIIGKDIVYFHALLWPVMLKSAKLKMPDNLFIHGFLTIEGEKMSKTRGTFILAKDFLQRVKHDCAAQYLRFYFAGKLTLNVNDLDFSIDELVNAINSTLVNNIGNFCNRTSTFLDKFFESTIPDCDCDEEIELQSLKIMEKIIEFLLKLNFRSALDEIRILGSLANKYFQDKKPWELVKNDMEEAKKVMTTCTNMIAVLGVAIKPIVPQIVQILERQFDEIFDYESANFKRRNKKILHAQKLALPLEKSMFDGLY, translated from the coding sequence ATGAATTTATACCCAAAAAATAGTAAACCTCTGTTAGTAACTATGGGACTTCCGTATGCGAACGGAAGTATTCATCTTGGACATTTAATAGAAGCGGTACAAGCAGACGTTTTTGTGCGGGCAAATAAAATGGCGGGACGAGACACAATTTATATTTGCGCGGACGATACGCACGGAACGCCCATTCAAATAAACGCTATGAAACAAAATACTACGCCCGAAGAATTAATTTCAAAAGCGTGGGACGAGCATACGCGAGATTATGCGACGTACTCAATTGAGTTTGACAAATTTTACACTACGAATTCTGAAGAAAACCGTCTATGGGTCGAAAAAATTTACAACAAACTGCAAAAAAACGGACTTATAGAAAAGAAAACTATACAGCAGTTTTATTGCGAAAACGACAAAAGGTTTTTACCGGACAGATTCGTTAAAGGAACGTGTCCAAAATGCGATGCGCAAAATCAATACGGCGACAACTGCGAAGCTTGCGGAGCAAGTTACAATTCGGAGGATTTAAAAAATCCAAAATGTTCTTTATGTGAAAAAACGCCTATTCTCAAAGACAGCGAGCATTTTTTTGTCAACATGAAGAAAGAAAAAGATTTTCTTGAAAAATATCTCGCAAAAGACGGCGTTATTCAAGACGATATGAAAGTATTCGTAAATAACTGGGCGGGCGATTTGCAGGAAAGATGCATAAGCAGGGACGAACCGTATTTCGGTTTCAAAATTCCCAATACGCAGAACAAATATTTTTATGTTTGGCTTGACGCGCCGATAGGATATATCAGTTCGACACAGAAATATTGTGACGAAAAAGGTATAGATATAAATAAATACTGGAACGAAGAAAGTAACGTGGAAATTGTACATATCATAGGGAAAGATATTGTTTACTTTCACGCTTTGCTTTGGCCCGTGATGCTGAAAAGTGCAAAATTAAAAATGCCTGACAATTTGTTTATCCATGGATTTCTAACGATTGAAGGCGAAAAAATGTCCAAAACGCGCGGAACTTTTATTTTGGCAAAGGATTTTTTGCAAAGAGTTAAACACGACTGTGCGGCTCAATATCTGCGATTTTATTTTGCCGGTAAACTTACTTTAAACGTGAACGATCTGGATTTTTCAATTGACGAACTCGTAAATGCTATAAATTCTACGCTCGTCAATAATATCGGCAATTTTTGTAACCGCACGAGTACGTTCCTTGATAAATTTTTTGAATCGACGATTCCCGACTGTGATTGCGATGAAGAAATTGAACTACAGAGTTTGAAAATTATGGAAAAGATTATTGAATTTTTACTCAAATTAAATTTCCGTTCGGCGCTCGACGAAATACGGATTTTAGGGAGTTTGGCAAATAAATATTTTCAAGACAAAAAGCCTTGGGAATTAGTAAAAAACGATATGGAAGAGGCAAAAAAAGTGATGACGACCTGCACAAACATGATTGCGGTTTTAGGCGTTGCGATAAAGCCTATAGTACCGCAAATTGTACAAATTTTGGAAAGACAGTTCGATGAAATTTTTGATTATGAAAGTGCGAATTTCAAACGCAGAAATAAAAAAATTCTCCATGCTCAAAAATTAGCGTTACCGCTTGAAAAATCAATGTTTGACGGGCTTTACTAA
- a CDS encoding flagellar biosynthesis anti-sigma factor FlgM has protein sequence MVITMLLETIQNNVTGTADFQKYDGVSHKENVKSEKITDKKHDNAFISSESKKVTDTFFVAKTLVAYSESSIDIREEKVNEVREKINDGYYNSKEFADNLANQLIKDLIF, from the coding sequence ATGGTAATCACGATGTTACTTGAAACAATACAAAACAATGTTACAGGAACAGCGGATTTTCAAAAATATGACGGAGTTTCACACAAAGAAAACGTTAAATCCGAAAAAATTACGGATAAAAAACATGATAATGCATTTATTTCTTCCGAATCAAAAAAAGTAACAGATACATTTTTTGTAGCAAAAACCCTCGTTGCATATTCCGAGTCATCTATCGACATCCGTGAAGAAAAAGTTAATGAAGTACGCGAGAAGATAAACGACGGATATTATAATTCAAAGGAATTTGCGGATAATTTAGCGAATCAATTGATAAAAGATTTGATATTTTAG
- a CDS encoding Fe-S-containing hydro-lyase codes for MEIKKINAILDASEVKKLCAGDEVLISGEIWTARDAAHKRFVELVKIGEKLPIEIKNRIIYFTGPTPAKPNEIIGSAGPTTSGRMDVYSPILIRKAGLTGMIGKGNRSKEVVEAMMECGAVYFAAVGGAAALISKTIKEAQIVAYPELGAEAVRKLRVENFPVIVAIDSFGKSLYELRGGN; via the coding sequence ATGGAAATAAAAAAAATAAACGCGATTTTGGATGCAAGCGAAGTCAAAAAATTGTGCGCCGGCGACGAGGTTTTAATTTCGGGAGAAATTTGGACTGCGCGAGATGCGGCTCACAAACGTTTTGTCGAACTTGTAAAGATTGGTGAAAAACTCCCGATAGAGATAAAAAATCGAATTATTTATTTTACAGGACCGACTCCTGCAAAACCCAATGAAATTATAGGCTCGGCAGGCCCAACGACAAGCGGACGAATGGATGTATATTCGCCGATTTTGATTAGAAAGGCAGGGCTTACTGGAATGATTGGAAAGGGAAATCGAAGTAAAGAAGTTGTTGAGGCGATGATGGAATGCGGTGCAGTTTATTTTGCCGCAGTCGGCGGCGCGGCGGCATTAATTTCTAAGACTATAAAAGAAGCGCAAATCGTAGCGTATCCCGAATTAGGCGCAGAAGCGGTAAGAAAATTGCGTGTAGAAAACTTTCCCGTAATCGTGGCTATTGATTCTTTCGGAAAATCGCTATATGAATTAAGAGGCGGAAATTGA
- a CDS encoding U32 family peptidase: MSAEKPELLLPAGTLQNLKTAFLYGADAVYCGMSSFSLRSKSGFSPNDATEGIKTAHSIGKKVYIALNLYAHNEDLENMPKITALLGDIKPDGVIVSDSGVFSLLKKELPQMPICISTQANLTNWAAVDFWRRQGANKVVLARECSFEEIKSIRKKCPNIKIETFIHGAMCMSMSGRCLLSNFLSARDANRGECSQSCRWKYKLNAKFREEFDFALEEENRGGEFFEIDEIGEGSHILSSKDLCLMPVLDKYLQTGIDSFKIEGRHKNEFYTAIAAKAYRNAIDDWFENPNVWNYENYMPILNSAGNRGLTLGFHSGVLTDSAHDYETTKSLGEFRFAGIVRKWEGDYFIFEVRNTLEVGDEIEFILPNLTEIKFKLKKIIDAKSGGEISKVSAGQEYCIRVFAKDFDGFEIDEVKKNISVFCVAKVKVKGQNSSEKKIIENRKISFAEEICKK, translated from the coding sequence TTGAGCGCTGAAAAACCAGAATTATTGCTTCCCGCAGGGACTTTGCAAAATTTGAAAACGGCGTTCCTCTACGGAGCGGACGCCGTTTACTGTGGAATGTCCTCGTTTTCACTGCGAAGTAAAAGCGGATTTTCGCCAAACGATGCTACCGAAGGAATAAAAACGGCGCATTCTATCGGGAAAAAGGTATATATCGCTCTTAACTTATACGCTCACAACGAAGATTTAGAGAATATGCCGAAAATAACCGCGTTACTTGGCGACATCAAACCGGACGGAGTAATAGTGTCCGACAGCGGCGTTTTTTCGCTCTTAAAAAAGGAATTGCCGCAAATGCCGATTTGTATTTCGACTCAAGCTAATTTAACAAATTGGGCAGCCGTCGATTTTTGGCGGCGGCAAGGCGCTAACAAGGTTGTTCTTGCACGGGAATGTTCGTTTGAAGAAATAAAATCTATCCGTAAAAAATGCCCTAATATAAAAATTGAAACGTTTATACACGGTGCAATGTGTATGAGTATGTCCGGAAGATGTTTGCTCAGTAATTTTTTGAGCGCAAGGGACGCAAACCGCGGCGAATGCAGTCAATCCTGCAGGTGGAAGTACAAGCTCAATGCAAAATTTCGCGAAGAATTTGATTTTGCGCTTGAGGAAGAAAATCGCGGCGGCGAATTTTTTGAAATAGACGAAATCGGAGAAGGCAGCCATATTTTAAGCAGTAAAGACCTGTGTTTAATGCCGGTTTTGGATAAATATTTGCAAACAGGAATAGATTCTTTCAAAATAGAAGGGCGGCATAAAAACGAATTTTACACGGCAATCGCCGCCAAAGCGTACCGAAACGCTATCGACGATTGGTTTGAAAATCCAAACGTTTGGAATTACGAAAATTATATGCCGATATTAAATTCCGCCGGCAATCGCGGCTTGACGTTGGGTTTTCACAGCGGCGTACTTACTGATTCGGCGCACGATTACGAAACGACAAAATCGCTTGGTGAATTTCGTTTTGCGGGGATTGTTAGAAAATGGGAAGGAGATTATTTTATTTTTGAGGTGCGAAATACGTTGGAGGTCGGTGACGAAATAGAATTTATACTCCCGAATTTAACGGAAATAAAATTTAAACTCAAAAAAATAATTGATGCAAAAAGCGGCGGCGAAATTTCAAAGGTAAGCGCCGGACAAGAATATTGCATAAGAGTGTTTGCGAAAGATTTTGACGGCTTTGAAATTGATGAAGTTAAAAAAAACATTTCGGTTTTCTGCGTTGCAAAAGTTAAGGTAAAAGGACAGAATTCGAGTGAAAAGAAAATCATTGAAAATAGAAAAATATCGTTTGCGGAGGAAATATGCAAAAAATAG
- a CDS encoding dihydroorotase: MQKIGNAKVYLKNEAPDADFVLKNVRVINPQENIEKICDVAVCKGKIVALGEIPSKFSEARKINLDGCLLLPGMIDLHTNLREPGREDKETIESGTSAAVAGGFTAIACMPNTDPITDAEQKVRYIIQRSENAPCRVYPIGAATKELKGEEISPFYEMFNAGARGVSDGTHSIVRSDILKNVMNYAKMFDKPVFCNCQDVNLSKGVMNEGEYSTILGLRGSSKIAEDIDVSRHLITAQYTGCKIHITRVSSKGAIEKIREYKEKGVKVTAATAPHYLYYTDKDLLSYDTNLKVSPPIRTEEDRAQLLKAIKDGTIDAIVSDHAPHTSEEKNIEFDNASFGVAGLETLVGAVFTEIIHKKIISLMDFAKMMCVNPYKILGLPTPKIAVGERADLTVISPNTRWKVDTKNFFSKCANSAFLGKEFTGMPVMTIVDGKIMFERECS, translated from the coding sequence ATGCAAAAAATAGGAAATGCGAAAGTTTATTTAAAAAACGAGGCTCCTGACGCTGATTTCGTTTTAAAAAACGTGCGGGTGATAAATCCGCAGGAAAATATTGAAAAAATTTGCGACGTTGCGGTTTGTAAAGGAAAGATTGTCGCTTTGGGTGAAATTCCGTCTAAATTTTCTGAGGCAAGAAAAATAAATTTGGACGGATGCCTTCTGTTACCGGGAATGATCGACTTACATACAAATCTTCGCGAGCCGGGGCGAGAAGACAAAGAAACTATAGAATCAGGAACTTCTGCGGCGGTTGCCGGCGGATTTACCGCAATCGCTTGTATGCCGAATACCGACCCGATTACCGACGCCGAACAAAAGGTCAGATATATAATTCAGCGTAGCGAAAATGCGCCTTGCAGGGTTTATCCGATCGGCGCGGCGACAAAGGAGTTAAAAGGAGAGGAAATTTCTCCGTTTTACGAAATGTTTAACGCGGGTGCGCGTGGAGTTTCCGATGGAACGCATTCAATCGTTAGAAGCGATATCCTGAAAAACGTAATGAATTACGCAAAAATGTTCGACAAGCCTGTTTTTTGTAATTGTCAGGACGTTAATTTGAGCAAAGGGGTGATGAACGAAGGCGAATATTCGACGATTTTGGGGCTTCGCGGCAGTTCCAAAATAGCTGAAGACATAGATGTCTCTCGACATTTGATTACCGCGCAATATACCGGCTGCAAAATACACATAACGCGGGTTTCATCCAAAGGCGCAATAGAAAAAATTCGGGAATATAAAGAAAAAGGCGTAAAAGTCACCGCGGCGACCGCGCCGCACTATTTGTATTATACGGACAAAGACTTGCTTTCTTACGATACAAACTTGAAAGTAAGTCCTCCGATTCGCACGGAAGAAGACCGCGCACAATTGTTAAAAGCGATAAAAGACGGAACGATTGACGCCATAGTAAGCGACCACGCTCCGCACACTTCGGAAGAAAAGAATATAGAATTTGACAACGCTTCGTTCGGAGTCGCAGGGCTTGAAACGCTTGTGGGTGCGGTTTTTACGGAAATTATTCATAAAAAAATTATTTCGCTTATGGATTTTGCAAAAATGATGTGCGTAAACCCATACAAAATTCTAGGACTTCCGACGCCGAAAATCGCGGTCGGAGAAAGAGCCGATTTGACCGTTATTTCTCCAAATACAAGATGGAAAGTCGATACAAAGAATTTCTTTTCAAAATGCGCCAACTCCGCATTTTTAGGAAAGGAATTTACCGGAATGCCGGTAATGACGATTGTTGACGGGAAAATTATGTTTGAAAGGGAATGTTCTTGA
- a CDS encoding glycosyltransferase family 2 protein, with protein MTEKNENILVSVVMAFHNGDNTDVAKITIGSILSQTHKNFELIVSVGGEISAEKNEMLRKYVEKDARVKILLSKINTGPSFSRNRGIEIASGKYVSIADSDDIFFEDKIEKQLNKIIEKNLDFLGCGYLEFRNNYKTEKTTQRILPKNYENIKKTLPFANPMANSALFIKTHIIKEFLYDEKFRPGDGEDYDLTIRLLKAGKLAENIAQPLFFYRLGGNFEKKHANIRCSIRDLQHKLKAAPILPFWWFPAILLSAILAFIFRLLPPEIFRMTRNFRHVFFGGKNS; from the coding sequence TTGACAGAGAAGAACGAAAACATTTTAGTGTCGGTGGTTATGGCGTTTCATAACGGAGATAATACCGATGTTGCGAAAATAACAATAGGCAGTATTTTATCGCAGACACACAAAAATTTTGAACTCATTGTGTCGGTTGGAGGCGAAATTAGCGCGGAAAAAAATGAAATGCTGCGCAAATACGTCGAAAAAGACGCGCGGGTCAAGATTTTATTAAGTAAAATCAATACCGGCCCATCGTTTTCCAGAAACAGAGGCATAGAAATCGCGTCCGGGAAATATGTTTCTATTGCCGACAGCGACGATATATTTTTTGAAGACAAAATCGAAAAACAACTAAATAAAATCATCGAAAAAAATTTGGATTTTTTGGGCTGCGGATATTTGGAATTTCGTAATAATTATAAGACGGAAAAAACGACGCAGAGAATTTTGCCGAAAAATTACGAAAACATAAAAAAAACACTTCCGTTTGCAAATCCCATGGCGAATTCGGCGTTATTTATTAAAACCCACATCATAAAGGAATTTTTATACGATGAAAAATTTAGACCGGGTGACGGTGAAGATTACGATTTGACGATTCGTCTTTTGAAAGCGGGAAAATTAGCCGAAAACATCGCACAACCGCTATTTTTTTATAGATTAGGCGGCAATTTTGAAAAAAAGCACGCTAATATAAGATGCTCAATAAGAGATTTGCAGCACAAACTCAAAGCTGCGCCCATTCTGCCGTTTTGGTGGTTTCCCGCGATACTTTTGTCTGCGATTTTGGCATTTATCTTTCGTCTTCTTCCACCTGAAATATTTCGTATGACGAGAAATTTCAGACATGTGTTTTTTGGCGGAAAGAATAGTTAA